A region of Arabidopsis thaliana chromosome 5, partial sequence DNA encodes the following proteins:
- the DEG8 gene encoding Trypsin family protein with PDZ domain-containing protein (DEG8; FUNCTIONS IN: serine-type peptidase activity, peptidase activity; INVOLVED IN: photosystem II repair, proteolysis; LOCATED IN: thylakoid, thylakoid lumen, chloroplast thylakoid lumen, chloroplast; EXPRESSED IN: 22 plant structures; EXPRESSED DURING: 13 growth stages; CONTAINS InterPro DOMAIN/s: Serine/cysteine peptidase, trypsin-like (InterPro:IPR009003), Peptidase S1C, HrtA/DegP2/Q/S (InterPro:IPR001940), Peptidase S1/S6, chymotrypsin/Hap (InterPro:IPR001254), PDZ/DHR/GLGF (InterPro:IPR001478); BEST Arabidopsis thaliana protein match is: DegP protease 1 (TAIR:AT3G27925.1); Has 30201 Blast hits to 17322 proteins in 780 species: Archae - 12; Bacteria - 1396; Metazoa - 17338; Fungi - 3422; Plants - 5037; Viruses - 0; Other Eukaryotes - 2996 (source: NCBI BLink).) has protein sequence MQVIASFCSKPNENEFVGRRQLLSSVCSKISQGDVVSHPPVSSVKVTQDWKSNLHELAVKSVPSTTRRILLTSLFMNLCFNPSRYLSALALGDPSVATVEDVSPTVFPAGPLFPTEGRIVQLFEKNTYSVVNIFDVTLRPQLKMTGVVEIPEGNGSGVVWDGQGYIVTNYHVIGNALSRNPSPGDVVGRVNILASDGVQKNFEGKLVGADRAKDLAVLKVDAPETLLKPIKVGQSNSLKVGQQCLAIGNPFGFDHTLTVGVISGLNRDIFSQTGVTIGGGIQTDAAINPGNSGGPLLDSKGNLIGINTAIFTQTGTSAGVGFAIPSSTVLKIVPQLIQFSKVLRAGINIELAPDPVANQLNVRNGALVLQVPGKSLAEKAGLHPTSRGFAGNIVLGDIIVAVDDKPVKNKAELMKILDEYSVGDKVTLKIKRGNEDLELKISLEEKSS, from the exons atGCAGGTAATAGCATCTTTCTGTTCGAAACCTAATGAGAATGAATTTGTTGGTCGACGACAACTTCTTTCTTCAGTCTGTTCCAAAATTTCTCAAGGCGACGTCGTTTCACACCCACCCGTTTCTTCTGTCAA GGTTACTCAAGATTGGAAGTCGAATTTACATGAGTTAGCTGTGAAAAGTGTCCCTTCGACGACAAGGAGAATCTTGTTGACAAGTTTATTCATGAATTTGTGCTTTAATCCTTCAAGGTACTTATCAG CCTTAGCACTTGGTGATCCATCCGTTGCAACCGTTGAAGATGTTAGTCCAACTGTTTTCCCAGCTGGACCTCTTTTCCCTACTGAG GGGAGAATTGTGCAACTGTTTGAGAAGAATACTTATTCCGTTGTCAACATCTTTGATGTGACATTACGGCCTCAGCTCAAAATGACGGGTGTGGTTGAG ATACCAGAAGGAAATGGCTCTGGAGTAGTCTGGGACGGACAAGGATACATCGTGACCAATTATCACG TTATTGGCAATGCCCTTTCAAGAAATCCTAGCCCCGGGGATGTAGTTGGTCGTGTGAATATTCTGGCATCTGATGG GGTACAGAAGAACTTTGAAGGAAAACTTGTTGGTGCTGATCGTGCTAAGGATCTTGCTGTCTTGAAG GTGGATGCTCCCGAAACTCTCCTGAAACCGATTAAAGTTGGGCAGTCAAATTCTCTAAAGGTTGGACAGCAGTGTTTAGCAATTGGAAACCCGTTTGGTTTTGACCACACTCTTACGGTTGGTGTCATCAGCGGTCTTAACCGTGACATATTTAGTCAAACTGGAGTTACCATTGGTGGTGGAATTCAAACTGATGCTGCCATTAACCCGGGAAATAG CGGAGGTCCTCTGCTCGATTCAAAAGGGAACTTGATTGGGATCAACACGGCCATTTTCACACAGACAG GAACATCTGCGGGTGTTGGATTTGCTATTCCGTCATCAACAGTATTAAAGATTGTTCCTCAACTAATACAATTCAGCAAA GTCCTTCGAGCTGGTATTAACATAGAATTAGCCCCTGATCCAGTAGCTAATCAACTCAATGTTCGTAATGGAGCCCTTGTCCTTCAG GTACCGGGTAAGAGTCTAGCGGAAAAAGCAGGATTACATCCGACATCCCGGGGTTTTGCTGGTAATATAGTGCTTGGAGATATCATTGTTGCAGTTGATGACAAACCT GTGAAGAACAAAGCCGAGTTGATGAAGATATTGGATGAGTACAGTGTAGGTGATAAGGTGACACTTAAGATTAAGAGAGGAAATGAAGATTTGGAGTTAAAGATCTCATTGGAAGAGAAAAGttcatga
- the NAC094 gene encoding NAC domain containing protein 94 (NAC domain containing protein 94 (NAC094); FUNCTIONS IN: sequence-specific DNA binding transcription factor activity; INVOLVED IN: multicellular organismal development, regulation of transcription; LOCATED IN: cellular_component unknown; CONTAINS InterPro DOMAIN/s: No apical meristem (NAM) protein (InterPro:IPR003441); BEST Arabidopsis thaliana protein match is: NAC (No Apical Meristem) domain transcriptional regulator superfamily protein (TAIR:AT1G26870.1); Has 3001 Blast hits to 2995 proteins in 79 species: Archae - 0; Bacteria - 0; Metazoa - 0; Fungi - 0; Plants - 2939; Viruses - 0; Other Eukaryotes - 62 (source: NCBI BLink).), producing MVLVMDDEESNNVERYDDVVLPGFRFHPTDEELVSFYLKRKVLHKSLPFDLIKKVDIYKYDPWDLPKLAAMGEKEWYFYCPRDRKYRNSTRPNRVTGGGFWKATGTDRPIYSLDSTRCIGLKKSLVFYRGRAAKGVKTDWMMHEFRLPSLSDSHHSSYPNYNNKKQHLNNNNNSKELPSNDAWAICRIFKKTNAVSSQRSIPQSWVYPTIPDNNQQSHNNTATLLASSDVLSHISTRQNFIPSPVNEPASFTESAASYFASQMLGVTYNTARNNGTGDALFLRNNGTGDALVLSNNENNYFNNLTGGLTHEVPNVRSMVMEETTGSEMSATSYSTNN from the exons ATGGTTCTAGTTATGGATGATGAAGAGAGTAACAACGTTGAAAGATATGACGACGTCGTATTGCCAGGGTTTAGGTTCCATCCCACTGATGAAGAACTCGTAAGTTTCTACTTGAAACGGAAGGTTTTACACAAATCTCTTCCCTTTGATCTCATCAAGAAAGTCGACATTTACAAATACGATCCATGGGACCTCCCAA AGCTTGCAGCGATGGGGGAAAAAGAGTGGTACTTTTATTGTCCTAGAGACAGGAAATACCGCAACAGCACAAGACCTAACCGAGTAACTGGAGGTGGCTTCTGGAAAGCAACCGGAACAGACCGGCCTATATACTCATTGGACTCCACTCGATGCATCGGTTTGAAGAAATCACTTGTGTTCTACCGTGGTCGAGCTGCTAAAGGAGTCAAAACCGATTGGATGATGCATGAATTTCGTCTCCCTTCTCTCTCTGACTCTCATCACTCATCATATCCCAATTACAATAACAAGAAGCAACACcttaacaataacaacaacagcaaGGAGCTTCCTTCAAAC GATGCTTGGGCGATATGTAGAATATTTAAGAAGACAAATGCAGTATCCTCACAAAGATCAATCCCACAATCTTGGGTTTATCCAACGATTCCTGACAACAATCAACAGTCACACAACAACACCGCAACTCTCTTAGCTTCATCAGACGTTCTCAGCCACATATCAACAAGACAAAACTTTATTCCTTCTCCAGTCAACGAACCCGCAAGCTTCACAGAATCAGCTGCTTCTTACTTCGCGTCTCAGATGCTCGGAGTCACGTACAATACAGCCAGAAACAACGGAACAGGGGATGCTCTGTTTCTGAGAAACAATGGAACAGGGGATGCTCTGGTTCTGAGCAACAATGAGAATAACTACTTCAACAACTTGACTGGAGGGTTGACTCATGAGGTTCCGAATGTAAGATCAATGGTGATGGAGGAGACTACGGGGAGTGAGATGTCGGCGACGTCGTATTCCACTAACAATTAA
- the DEG8 gene encoding Trypsin family protein with PDZ domain-containing protein (DEG8; FUNCTIONS IN: serine-type peptidase activity, peptidase activity; INVOLVED IN: photosystem II repair, proteolysis; LOCATED IN: thylakoid, chloroplast thylakoid lumen, chloroplast; EXPRESSED IN: 22 plant structures; EXPRESSED DURING: 13 growth stages; CONTAINS InterPro DOMAIN/s: Serine/cysteine peptidase, trypsin-like (InterPro:IPR009003), Peptidase S1C, HrtA/DegP2/Q/S (InterPro:IPR001940), Peptidase S1/S6, chymotrypsin/Hap (InterPro:IPR001254), PDZ/DHR/GLGF (InterPro:IPR001478); BEST Arabidopsis thaliana protein match is: DegP protease 1 (TAIR:AT3G27925.1); Has 35333 Blast hits to 34131 proteins in 2444 species: Archae - 798; Bacteria - 22429; Metazoa - 974; Fungi - 991; Plants - 531; Viruses - 0; Other Eukaryotes - 9610 (source: NCBI BLink).) produces MQVIASFCSKPNENEFVGRRQLLSSVCSKISQGDVVSHPPVSSVKVTQDWKSNLHELAVKSVPSTTRRILLTSLFMNLCFNPSRYLSALALGDPSVATVEDVSPTVFPAGPLFPTEGRIVQLFEKNTYSVVNIFDVTLRPQLKMTGVVEIPEGNGSGVVWDGQGYIVTNYHVIGNALSRNPSPGDVVGRVNILASDGVQKNFEGKLVGADRAKDLAVLKVDAPETLLKPIKVGQSNSLKVGQQCLAIGNPFGFDHTLTVGVISGLNRDIFSQTGVTIGGGIQTDAAINPGNSGGPLLDSKGNLIGINTAIFTQTVLKIVPQLIQFSKVLRAGINIELAPDPVANQLNVRNGALVLQVPGKSLAEKAGLHPTSRGFAGNIVLGDIIVAVDDKPVKNKAELMKILDEYSVGDKVTLKIKRGNEDLELKISLEEKSS; encoded by the exons atGCAGGTAATAGCATCTTTCTGTTCGAAACCTAATGAGAATGAATTTGTTGGTCGACGACAACTTCTTTCTTCAGTCTGTTCCAAAATTTCTCAAGGCGACGTCGTTTCACACCCACCCGTTTCTTCTGTCAA GGTTACTCAAGATTGGAAGTCGAATTTACATGAGTTAGCTGTGAAAAGTGTCCCTTCGACGACAAGGAGAATCTTGTTGACAAGTTTATTCATGAATTTGTGCTTTAATCCTTCAAGGTACTTATCAG CCTTAGCACTTGGTGATCCATCCGTTGCAACCGTTGAAGATGTTAGTCCAACTGTTTTCCCAGCTGGACCTCTTTTCCCTACTGAG GGGAGAATTGTGCAACTGTTTGAGAAGAATACTTATTCCGTTGTCAACATCTTTGATGTGACATTACGGCCTCAGCTCAAAATGACGGGTGTGGTTGAG ATACCAGAAGGAAATGGCTCTGGAGTAGTCTGGGACGGACAAGGATACATCGTGACCAATTATCACG TTATTGGCAATGCCCTTTCAAGAAATCCTAGCCCCGGGGATGTAGTTGGTCGTGTGAATATTCTGGCATCTGATGG GGTACAGAAGAACTTTGAAGGAAAACTTGTTGGTGCTGATCGTGCTAAGGATCTTGCTGTCTTGAAG GTGGATGCTCCCGAAACTCTCCTGAAACCGATTAAAGTTGGGCAGTCAAATTCTCTAAAGGTTGGACAGCAGTGTTTAGCAATTGGAAACCCGTTTGGTTTTGACCACACTCTTACGGTTGGTGTCATCAGCGGTCTTAACCGTGACATATTTAGTCAAACTGGAGTTACCATTGGTGGTGGAATTCAAACTGATGCTGCCATTAACCCGGGAAATAG CGGAGGTCCTCTGCTCGATTCAAAAGGGAACTTGATTGGGATCAACACGGCCATTTTCACACAGACAG TATTAAAGATTGTTCCTCAACTAATACAATTCAGCAAA GTCCTTCGAGCTGGTATTAACATAGAATTAGCCCCTGATCCAGTAGCTAATCAACTCAATGTTCGTAATGGAGCCCTTGTCCTTCAG GTACCGGGTAAGAGTCTAGCGGAAAAAGCAGGATTACATCCGACATCCCGGGGTTTTGCTGGTAATATAGTGCTTGGAGATATCATTGTTGCAGTTGATGACAAACCT GTGAAGAACAAAGCCGAGTTGATGAAGATATTGGATGAGTACAGTGTAGGTGATAAGGTGACACTTAAGATTAAGAGAGGAAATGAAGATTTGGAGTTAAAGATCTCATTGGAAGAGAAAAGttcatga
- a CDS encoding PROTEIN TARGETING TO STARCH (PTST), whose translation MGCVPRIEFGCSSQSLTLSWNLRAWNLCRLNTISHFQKLPYPLVASTRKHYKNSLLLKRFLVGVGTEESSLSEDLLDESLSRPLTSDELKSLLIDTERSKLVKKLSEANQQNRFLKRQVLVFKTQEHEITNIKTELALMELEVQALVKLAEEIANLGIPQGSRKISGKYIQSHLLSRLDAVQKKMKEQIKGVEAAQSKEVHVFWIGMAESVQVMGSFDGWSQREDLSPEYSALFTKFSTTLFLRPGRYEMKFLVDGEWQISPEFPTSGEGLMENNVLVVE comes from the exons ATGG GATGTGTACCCAGAATTGAATTTGGTTGTTCAAG cCAAAGCCTTACTCTTTCATGGAACTTAAGAGCATGGAATTTGTGTAGATTGAACACAATCTCCCATTTCCAGAAACTTCCTTATCCTTTGGTAGCTTCTACTCGAAAACATTACAAGAACAGTTTGCTTTTGAAGAGATTTTTAGTTGGTGTTGGCACTGAGGAATCATCACTGTCAGAAGATTTACTAGATGAATCTCTTTCTCGACCTCTCACTAGTGATGAG TTGAAGTCACTGCTCATTGATACAGAGAGATCAAAGCTTGTTAAAAAATTGAGTGAAGCTAATCAACAGAATCGGTTCCTCAAGCGTCAGGTGCTTGT CTTTAAAACACAGGAACATGAGATAACTAACATCAAAACTGAGCTTGCACTTATGGAGCTCGAAGTTCAG GCTCTGGTGAAACTGGCGGAAGAAATAGCAAACCTTGGTATCCCACAAGGTTCTAGAAAAATCAGTGGAAAGTACATTCAATCGCACCTTCTCTCTCGTTTAGACG CTGttcaaaaaaagatgaaagaacaaataaaaggTGTCGAGGCTGCACAGTCAAAGGAGGTTCATGTGTTCTGGATTGGCATGGCAGAG AGTGTACAAGTAATGGGATCGTTCGATGGATGGAGCCAACGTGAGGATCTATCGCCTGAGTACTCAGCTTTATTCACCAAATTCTCCACAACGTTATTCCTTCGTCCCGGGCG GTACGAGATGAAGTTCTTAGTGGATGGAGAATGGCAGATCTCACCCGAGTTTCCTACTTCAGGAGAAGGATTGATGGAGAACAATGTTTTAGTGGTGGAATAG
- a CDS encoding PROTEIN TARGETING TO STARCH (PTST) (5'-AMP-activated protein kinase-related; BEST Arabidopsis thaliana protein match is: 5'-AMP-activated protein kinase-related (TAIR:AT1G27070.1); Has 35333 Blast hits to 34131 proteins in 2444 species: Archae - 798; Bacteria - 22429; Metazoa - 974; Fungi - 991; Plants - 531; Viruses - 0; Other Eukaryotes - 9610 (source: NCBI BLink).), producing the protein MGCVPRIEFGCSSQSLTLSWNLRAWNLCRLNTISHFQKLPYPLVASTRKHYKNSLLLKRFLVGVGTEESSLSEDLLDESLSRPLTSDELKSLLIDTERSKLVKKLSEANQQNRFLKRQEHEITNIKTELALMELEVQALVKLAEEIANLGIPQGSRKISGKYIQSHLLSRLDAVQKKMKEQIKGVEAAQSKEVHVFWIGMAESVQVMGSFDGWSQREDLSPEYSALFTKFSTTLFLRPGRYEMKFLVDGEWQISPEFPTSGEGLMENNVLVVE; encoded by the exons ATGG GATGTGTACCCAGAATTGAATTTGGTTGTTCAAG cCAAAGCCTTACTCTTTCATGGAACTTAAGAGCATGGAATTTGTGTAGATTGAACACAATCTCCCATTTCCAGAAACTTCCTTATCCTTTGGTAGCTTCTACTCGAAAACATTACAAGAACAGTTTGCTTTTGAAGAGATTTTTAGTTGGTGTTGGCACTGAGGAATCATCACTGTCAGAAGATTTACTAGATGAATCTCTTTCTCGACCTCTCACTAGTGATGAG TTGAAGTCACTGCTCATTGATACAGAGAGATCAAAGCTTGTTAAAAAATTGAGTGAAGCTAATCAACAGAATCGGTTCCTCAAGCGTCAG GAACATGAGATAACTAACATCAAAACTGAGCTTGCACTTATGGAGCTCGAAGTTCAG GCTCTGGTGAAACTGGCGGAAGAAATAGCAAACCTTGGTATCCCACAAGGTTCTAGAAAAATCAGTGGAAAGTACATTCAATCGCACCTTCTCTCTCGTTTAGACG CTGttcaaaaaaagatgaaagaacaaataaaaggTGTCGAGGCTGCACAGTCAAAGGAGGTTCATGTGTTCTGGATTGGCATGGCAGAG AGTGTACAAGTAATGGGATCGTTCGATGGATGGAGCCAACGTGAGGATCTATCGCCTGAGTACTCAGCTTTATTCACCAAATTCTCCACAACGTTATTCCTTCGTCCCGGGCG GTACGAGATGAAGTTCTTAGTGGATGGAGAATGGCAGATCTCACCCGAGTTTCCTACTTCAGGAGAAGGATTGATGGAGAACAATGTTTTAGTGGTGGAATAG
- a CDS encoding Mitochondrial ribosomal protein L27 (Mitochondrial ribosomal protein L27; CONTAINS InterPro DOMAIN/s: Ribosomal protein L27/L41, mitochondrial (InterPro:IPR019189); BEST Arabidopsis thaliana protein match is: Mitochondrial ribosomal protein L27 (TAIR:AT5G40080.1); Has 30201 Blast hits to 17322 proteins in 780 species: Archae - 12; Bacteria - 1396; Metazoa - 17338; Fungi - 3422; Plants - 5037; Viruses - 0; Other Eukaryotes - 2996 (source: NCBI BLink).), producing MTTIGGLLMGIGRSFRRKRSSSLDILSPKRAPRDFYKGKNCKPTGFHTRKGGYVVQPDKLPNYVVPDLTGFKLKPYVSQCPIQVNTNESTEASK from the exons ATGACGACGATAGGAGGATTGTTAATGGGGATTGGAAGATCATtcagaagaaagagatcttcttctcttgacaTTCTCTCTCCCAAAAGAGCTCCAAGAGACTTTTACAAGGGCAAAAACTGCAAACCTACTGGTTTCCACACGAGAAAAG GAGGATATGTTGTGCAGCCAGATAAGTTGCCGAATTACGTAGTCCCTGATCTCACCGGCTTTAAG CTGAAACCATATGTATCTCAATGCCCGATACAAGTCAACACAAACGAGTCAACTGAAGCTTCCAAGTGA
- the AGL98 gene encoding AGAMOUS-like 98 (AGAMOUS-like 98 (AGL98); FUNCTIONS IN: sequence-specific DNA binding transcription factor activity; INVOLVED IN: regulation of transcription, DNA-dependent; LOCATED IN: nucleus; CONTAINS InterPro DOMAIN/s: Transcription factor, MADS-box (InterPro:IPR002100); BEST Arabidopsis thaliana protein match is: AGAMOUS-like 81 (TAIR:AT5G39750.1); Has 502 Blast hits to 498 proteins in 43 species: Archae - 0; Bacteria - 0; Metazoa - 2; Fungi - 2; Plants - 430; Viruses - 0; Other Eukaryotes - 68 (source: NCBI BLink).), with product MAIRSLPSSSGCSNSSSSSSYSLASTSLSNRLETIFRKASELCTLCDIEACVIYYGPDGELKTWPPEREKVEDIALRYSQLNEALRRKKSVTLYDFLNKKKNKTNLEKKAKIKDNDLKRLSLEPHVSKVRERIRFVESQKHKETKPDHQSLASSSLNNQTQSLNPSQFSLFMYNHGDNILSQIPVSASNFNQDYFSALLEQSELKSQIMKQEVCGYEQNMCMSNNGDATLSQIPLSASNFNQEFSALLQEESGLMQQELCNYDQNMFMNNNNFQHSFVSNTQDHSAPAVQESVNNNYGLMPHVPCGYDQNLFTSDITNNNLLIDNSMFL from the exons ATGGCCATTCGATCTTTACCTTCTTCCTCAGGCTGTTCCAAttcctcttcgtcttcttcttattcactCGCTTCAACAAGTTTGAGCAATAGACTTGAGACCATCTTCAGGAAAGCTTCAGAGCTTTGCACTCTCTGTGATATCGAAGCATGCGTCATCTATTACGGACCAGACGGAGAACTCAAGACATGGCCTCCGGAGCGAGAGAAAGTGGAAGACATTGCTCTCAGGTATAGTCAACTAAACGAAGCCTTGAGACGCAAGAAGAGCGTTACTCTTTATGACTTcctgaacaagaagaagaacaagacgaacttggagaagaaagcaaagataAAGGACAACGACTTGAAAAGACTT TCCTTAGAACCTCATGTCTCTAAAGTCCGAGAAAGGATTCGTTTTGTTGAGTCGCAGAAACATAAGGAGACAAAACCGGATCATCAGAGTTTAGCATCATCCTCTCTGAATAATCAGACCCAATCTTTGAACCCTAGCCAGTTTTCGCTGTTTATGTATAACCATGGAGATAATATTCTGTCTCAGATCCCAGTCTCTGCATCAAATTTCAATCAGGATTATTTCTCAGCGTTACTTGAACAATCTGAGTTGAAGAGTCAGATAATGAAGCAGGAGGTTTGTGGTTATGAGCAGAACATGTGCATGAGTAACAATGGAGATGCTACGCTCTCTCAAATCCCACTCTCTGCATCAAATTTCAATCAAGAGTTCTCAGCCTTACTACAAGAAGAATCTGGCTTGATGCAACAGGAGCTTTGTAATTATGATCAGAACATGTttatgaacaacaacaacttccaACATTCTTTTGTCTCAAACACACAAGATCACTCTGCTCCTGCGGTACAAGAATCTGTGAACAACAACTATGGGTTGATGCCGCATGTTCCTTGTGGTTATGATCAGAACCTGTTTACGAGTGATATTACCAACAACAACCTTCTTATCGACAACTCGATGTTTCTCTGA
- a CDS encoding PROTEIN TARGETING TO STARCH (PTST) has product MGCVPRIEFGCSSQSLTLSWNLRAWNLCRLNTISHFQKLPYPLVASTRKHYKNSLLLKRFLVGVGTEESSLSEDLLDESLSRPLTSDELKSLLIDTERSKLVKKLSEANQQNRFLKRQEHEITNIKTELALMELEVQALVKLAEEIANLGIPQGSRKISGKYIQSHLLSRLDGSSHPLLVSSLFRRSSNPWNDILIFYFFLPLKLFKKR; this is encoded by the exons ATGG GATGTGTACCCAGAATTGAATTTGGTTGTTCAAG cCAAAGCCTTACTCTTTCATGGAACTTAAGAGCATGGAATTTGTGTAGATTGAACACAATCTCCCATTTCCAGAAACTTCCTTATCCTTTGGTAGCTTCTACTCGAAAACATTACAAGAACAGTTTGCTTTTGAAGAGATTTTTAGTTGGTGTTGGCACTGAGGAATCATCACTGTCAGAAGATTTACTAGATGAATCTCTTTCTCGACCTCTCACTAGTGATGAG TTGAAGTCACTGCTCATTGATACAGAGAGATCAAAGCTTGTTAAAAAATTGAGTGAAGCTAATCAACAGAATCGGTTCCTCAAGCGTCAG GAACATGAGATAACTAACATCAAAACTGAGCTTGCACTTATGGAGCTCGAAGTTCAG GCTCTGGTGAAACTGGCGGAAGAAATAGCAAACCTTGGTATCCCACAAGGTTCTAGAAAAATCAGTGGAAAGTACATTCAATCGCACCTTCTCTCTCGTTTAGACGGTTCTTCTCATCCCCTCTTGGTTTCATCATTATTTAGGCGCTCATCAAATCCCTGGAAtgatatactaattttttatttttttctcccaCTAAAGCTGttcaaaaaaagatga